The Glycine soja cultivar W05 chromosome 15, ASM419377v2, whole genome shotgun sequence region GGACAAGATTGAATCAATATGCTACTAAGGGGACTTATAATACACtttactttttcaaaaataCTAAGGAGAGAGGGTAATACAAAAATAGCAGATTATGATTTATTCTGAGCATTGACGGCATGCATTGCACAGGTAGTTGGAACTTGGAAGATGAGAAGAGTCGTGGGTAATTAAGATTGAAGACTAACAACTCAACTAAAGTTGACggtactttttttgtttttattattctgTTCTCACAAGCTGACAATAAAATTACTTGTTACTacccattaaaaaaaattatatttattaattatttagtgagattcatatcttattattttattaattttgtgagATTCATCTTATAATTTAACAGTATTCTGAATTCCTACTATTACCCTTTTGTTATTTATGTTCCGATCGAGTGTACTACTATTATTGGATGAGTTTGGTTATATGAATAATGAAAATTGTGTCACACGGAGACAGAGCAGAGcagtttatattttcaataaggTTTAACTcgttataaaaaatttgattaaaagaatgctttaaaaaaatatataggttTTTAACACTTCtcgttataattaaattaaactcatgTCATGTCATTTTCTAATGAGACATGCAATAACACGACTTGATTCAATGACAGGGATACTAGTGGATGGCACAACGTTTGAAGCCATAAAGAAAGTGGGGGACCCTGTGACTGGGCCTGTCCACAGTGCAGTTCTGTGATCTTCTGAGAGGTAATAGAAgttgtgtgtgtgcgtgtgtgtatatatatatatatatatatatatatatatatatatatatatatatatccgaaaagagaaagaagtaagacattttttttgatataatttagaataaattgTTTTCATATCTTCTGAGCGCTTGTTATACTTAatcttactctttttttttatcatacacaAAATTGTCTTATGTAGGTGTTCATTCAGttatttctttgattcttgctttcattttggaccgtgctgctcatcatcacaggtacaaatgtttgttaccaatgaatatttttattacgtgttcactgccattaatgacaattgatatatgctatacaaattgtgttcatgatgagtgaatcttagattcccgtttgagattggatgcaatgattcttgcggacagtttgcattaatcattgtattcaatcttgaattgtccgtttggacagtttggggagactgatatttttatggtagattcatgtgttaaggttaaaattattttgtttaatttgatgaaattttggtaatgcatttctagttgttctctgagtgcatacttgattatcgggaaattaatttcaccgatttcatgtcgtgtacttagagaccaatgcgaaatgctgccaaaattttgtcaaatttaacaaaatagaattaaccctgatgtatgaagctaccataaaagacggtcttgccgaatgggatagggccacacctttaataaaaaagtgagattttcatgcatcgaataactttgaGAGTATGACCGAGTTattacttagatggatcgaagttggatgaatgaaagtcgcatcagcccagaatatgaggaaggcgtcgagcaattcttacaatttgcttcagaaagaggtcaaccggatgaagatggaaaatattattgtccttgcatcaattgtttgaatggaagacgacaaatactggatgacatacgagagcatctgttgtgtgatggaattaagaggaattatacgacgtggatatggcatggtgaaatgacagacatgcagagtgggcaaCAAtccgaaccgtttgatgtagaaatgggagatcgcttggaggatatgattcgtgaccttggacaagagtcttttcagcaagcacatgcccctatgtatgatacattacaaactgattcaaagaaacctttgtatccggggtgcaagaattcgtTGACGCTGTTGTCGGCAgttttaagtctggttaatatcaaagccagatatgggtggagtgacaaaagctttagttcactgcttcaagtagtgcacgacatgcttccagaggaaaacacattgcctaaaagttactatcaagcaaagaaaatattgtgtcctatgggtatggagtattagaagattcatgcttgcccgaaTGATTGCATATTATACAGACATCAATTTCAAGAAATGTcgaaatgccctaggtgtggggtatcacggtacaaactcaaggatgatgaggagtgtagtagtgatgaaaactcaaacaagggccccccagcgaaggtgttgtggtatcttccgatcattccaaggtttaagcgtatgtttgctaatggagacgacgcaaaagaccttacatggcatgcaaatgagagaaactgtgatggaatgcttcgtcatccggctgattccttgcaatggaagaagatagaccgtttgtatccggattttggcaaagaggcaagaaatcttaggcttggactagccactgatggaatgaatccatatggcagtttAAGCACGCAACACAGTTCGTGgccagttttgctagtgatttacaatttgcctccttggttgtgtatgaaacgaaaatacatgatgttgtctatgatgataacgggcccaagacagccaggaaatgacatcgatgtttatctcaatcccttgattgaagaccttacaaagttgtgggacgaaggagttttagtgtttgatgggtttcgaaatgagacatttaatttacgtgcaatgcttttttgtaccattaatgattttccagcatatgggaatttgagcggttacagtgttaaaggccatcgtgcatgccccatctgtgaagaagacacaagctacatacaactgaaacatggaagaaaaacagtTTACACTAGGCATCGACGTTTTCTTAAACCTCATCATCCTTACCgacgattgaaaaaagcatttaatggaagtcaagagcatgaaaatGCACCGGTACCGTTGACTGGTGACCAGATTttccagcgggttcaacacctaaatacaatatttggaaaggtccaaaagaaagacaaaaataagacttgcatatggaagaaaaggtcgattttgtttgatcttccgtattgggttgatctagatgttagacattgtattgatgttatgcatgtggagaaaaatgtatgtgatagtctCATttggacgctccttaacattcacggcaagacaaaagatggtttgaatactcgtcaagatctagccGAGATGGGTATTCGAGCGTCgttacatccaaggtctgatggtagaaaaatatacttgcctccagcttgtcatactttgtccagaaaggaaAAGTTCAGTTTTTGTCAATGCCTACGACGGGTCaaagttccacaaggatactcttcaaatattaagagccttgtgcatttgaaggatcttaagttggtaggcttaaagtctcatgattgtcacgtcttgatgcaacaattgttatcggtggccatacgagacattttgcctaacaaagtcaggcttgccataactcggctgtgctttttcttcaattctatatgtagcaaagttctTGATCCTGTGAAGTTAGACGAACTGGAAAATGAGGCTGCTATTATATTGTgtgagttggagatgtattttccgcctgcattctttgacatcatggttcacttaattattcatctagtcagagaaatcaaatgttgtggtcctgtttatttgcggtggatgtatccggttgagcgatacatgaagatcttaaaagggtataccaaaAATCTACACCGTcctgaagcatctattgttgaaaggtacattgcagaagaagccattgaattttgttcagagtacattgaaaaagctaaacctgttgggcttcccgAGTCTCGGCATGACGAAAGAGTaagaggtaagggttcaagaggactgcatgtcatcactccaagtgtagaagatttgcaacaagctcacttgtatgtgttgaataatagtaatgaagttttgccatacatagttcgtcatgaaaatttagtcaaacaaagtaatccaaaaatgtcgaagaactcagtgttgaaaaaacataacaagactttcctagatTGGTTTAAACACACAATCTTGGCTGATGATAATGCTTCTGAAATGttgagaaagctagcagatggacctaaaagaaatgttataacttggcaaggatatgatataaacaagtattccttctatacaaaagcacaagaccaaaaaagtacaatgcaaaacagtggggttaccctaagggctgaatctcaacacttcgctagtgtacatgatgacaatccttgtgtagctttcatcccttactttggtttcattgaagaaatttgggagcttaactatgtcaaattcactgtctgtgttttcaaatgtaagtgggttgacaGTAATACCGGTGTGCGGACCGATGATGTGGGATTTACGTTGGTGGATCTTAACAAACTCGCATACCAGAATGATCCTTTCATTATGGCAGAACAAGcgaaacaagtattttatgtcGAAGACCCTTGTGATCAAAGGTGGTCAGTGGTTTTACATGGAAAAACAATAGGTGtcaatgttgaagatgattattcatacattgatacttatgttagtcctttgtccacacaattGTCACCTAATGTCATCGGAGAAGAAACTGACgatgttcatgctaatcgtaatgatcacgatgaaggagaattaattaacatcgtctaatgtaattttttttattttgtacttaatttcaattcatttaattacattcatacgcatttattttttataacatattgaattaatgtttttttttttcacagccAAATGGCTACACAGTCAAACTCTCCtccgcctcctcctccttctactGGTGTAACATCGCATTCGTCGTCACCACCATTGAAGCGGACTAGAAAGGCCTCACGCCTAAGATTATTGGCGACTAGACCAGTTGGGGCAGAGAGACCCCTTGTCCATGTGGATCCTGTTACTGGCAAAGCAGACGGTCCCCACAGCAAGAAATTTAGAACATATTTAGGGATCGTtgctcgtgataaggtggatgtcACATACGAAAATTGGAAGCATGTCCCTATtactcagaaggatttgatatgggaggatattcaggtatcatgtattatttcatgttccatattgtttgttagccaaatatttgaatttagtattaataaaacctaatttactCTTTGTtaggctgaatttgatatccctgaagcatctgatttaaggacaaaaaagaaaatacttcagactgtgggggagcggtggagacagtttaagtctgatttgacgtcgaaatgggcacttgcagctGACAAGGATAGTGTTGATGACACTGTATGCAAAATGTAcggcattagcaaggagaaatggacCCAATTTTGCCAGAGCCGTAGAGACCCTTCATGGGAGGTAACTAATTtgggattttcatttttttaactttaaatgaacttattataatacattgtaatcatgagtttcattaatgtttcatttttacAGAATGTTCGAAAAAAAGCACAAGCTGTCCAAAAACAAAACACTGCCCCTCACGTgatgtctcgtgggggttatgaatatttagaaaaaaagttgatggatgagaagagaaagaaaaaactagagGAAGCAACTCAATCCGGAAGCACTGACACCGtcattgatcctccatctcccatcaaacgacacgtgaagtggaagctaGCCCACACCAAGAAAACTGGTGACATGACATCTGAagcagcaaaggaaattgctgacaagattgtaagtcactttcaattcataattgtaattattttttttattgtgtgattAAGTATAGAATAAATGTGTTCTTCACAGGATGCGCTTGAGGAGCAGGCCTCACAGGGTTCCTTTGTTACCCATGGACGTCATGATATactgactgctgccattgggcgaccagaacaccctggtcGTGTGCGTGCTGTAGGAGCTGGTATAACcatcaaacaatactttggatcagCTTCAAGGACCTCCTCCA contains the following coding sequences:
- the LOC114386007 gene encoding uncharacterized protein LOC114386007; amino-acid sequence: MATQSNSPPPPPPSTGVTSHSSSPPLKRTRKASRLRLLATRPVGAERPLVHVDPVTGKADGPHSKKFRTYLGIVARDKVDVTYENWKHVPITQKDLIWEDIQAEFDIPEASDLRTKKKILQTVGERWRQFKSDLTSKWALAADKDSVDDTVCKMYGISKEKWTQFCQSRRDPSWENVRKKAQAVQKQNTAPHVMSRGGYEYLEKKLMDEKRKKKLEEATQSGSTDTVIDPPSPIKRHVKWKLAHTKKTGDMTSEAAKEIADKIDALEEQASQGSFVTHGRHDILTAAIGRPEHPGRVRAVGAGITIKQYFGSASRTSSIAPEYLQQLTQQIKDQLEDSITEKVTRRIMLSLSQMQSQGLALPPEPDVGPSAAHVSTKESCVDPSGNDLDTGDSYKCGLYIEEYPSRLVALGRVYEGSTTIHNIPLLHDQVKVGVEEIRDVDAPIPVPTKEVKVVGQALNTFLAWPTHLVKRLSEQGAVRPAKPADRPDDEVDDPLYLMTLTIPQLFLKPLQVMWDATLFGLFNENFPLYIKHEDLSEIAHGGQCLSISVIQLWILHMTETSMRAGNIDVYGFLEPHIV